A window of the Hevea brasiliensis isolate MT/VB/25A 57/8 chromosome 6, ASM3005281v1, whole genome shotgun sequence genome harbors these coding sequences:
- the LOC110645734 gene encoding protein CHUP1, chloroplastic-like, whose protein sequence is MIYIFFFYVYTISLQLEVLILKMVKEKNDIRPVLVKLRVALALSFTGFLYSRIKCRRHTCSKPPRSPRPPVHLSEVDGEGRAAMKKTHSSGSIEPGSAESHEDTRIVKIAADNPMVLSPGCRHGGEKDGYLLPEFNDLVKEFDCTAINTGISTKKDLETPRSYVGTSRAIKNVENDDYVQEIRHLNATVRMLQEREKNLEVQLLEFCGLKEQETAMIELQNRLRINNMEAKLFNLKIESLQADNQRLQAQVADHAKIIADLDAAKAKIKLLRKMLRSESEQNKERILTLQKRVTRLQERELKAAATDSEIQLKLQKLKDLEAKAQELRESNFRLHIENSELARQLESTQILVNSVLEDPGTAELREHSNRLRQENGDLAKQVEELQAGRCTDVEELVYLQWMNACLRYGLRNFHPPHGKTVARDLSKSLSPESEVKAKQLILEYANTEGMGEKGIDIMDFQSDQWSSSHTSSTLDPSDFDDSSVSPKNNNSSKIKIFNKLRRLIRGKDNQHCNHGSSVCKTGRTEDSDSPLGSSSISTATDTASDQQSNRVQSLSSQLSWHSSRPSADIRRLKSANMYETKDIEIGRRNSHSGSSSGHRKFLSGRITASDLSPENQLDQDPYSIEKSELLKMAEVLKDSRTRNFHRKATSLGSFEAFRRTTSQ, encoded by the exons atgatttacattttttttttctatgtgtATACAATTTCATTACAATTGGAGGTCCTCATTCTCAAGATGGTGAAAGAAAAGAACGATATTAGGCCTGTTTTAGTGAAATTGAGGGTGGCTTTAGCTCTTTCTTTTACTGGATTTCTGTATTCTCGCATAAAATGCAGAAGACATACATGCTCCAAGCCTCCTCGCTCCCCACGCCCTCCAG TTCATTTAAGTGAAGTTGATGGAGAAGGAAGAGCTGCAATGAAGAAAACGCACAGCTCAGGCAGCATCGAGCCAGGTTCAGCAGAAAGCCAT GAAGATACACGCATAGTCAAGATTGCTGCTGATAACCCTATGGTTCTTTCTCCAGGCTGTAGACATGGTGGGGAAAAAGATGGGTATCTCTTGCCCGAATTTAATGATCTCGTGAAGGAATTTGACTGCACTGCCATTAACACTGGGATATCTACGAAGAAGGACCTAGAAACACCTAGGTCATACGTGGGAACTTCAAGAGCAATTAAAAATGTGGAAAATGATGACTATGTGCAAGAAATCAGACATCTGAATGCCACGGTAAGAATGCTCCAAGAAAGGGAGAAGAACCTTGAGGTCCAATTGCTTGAGTTTTGTGGCCTCAAAGAGCAAGAAACTGCCATGATAGAGCTGCAGAACCGTTTGAGAATAAACAATATGGAAGCTAAGCTTTTCAATCTCAAGATTGAGTCCTTACAGGCAGATAACCAAAGACTACAGGCACAAGTGGCTGATCATGCAAAAATCATTGCTGATCTAGATGCTGCAAaagcaaaaattaaattattgaggAAGATGCTAAGGTCTGAATCTGAGCAGAACAAGGAACGGATCTTAACCCTTCAGAAAAGAGTAACTAGGTTGCAAGAGCGGGAACTCAAGGCTGCTGCAACTGATTCGGAGATTCAATTAAAGTTACAAAAGCTGAAGGATCTGGAGGCCAAGGCACAAGAGTTAAGGGAGTCTAACTTTAGATTGCATATAGAAAATTCTGAATTGGCTCGTCAGTTGGAGTCCACTCAAATTCTTGTAAATTCTGTTCTTGAAGATCCTGGG ACAGCAGAACTAAGAGAACATAGCAACCGACTAAGACAGGAAAATGGAGACTTGGCAAAGCAAGTTGAGGAACTTCAAGCAGGCCGATGTACTGATGTTGAAGAATTAGTCTATCTCCAATGGATGAATGCTTGCTTGAGATATGGGTTGCGCAATTTTCATCCCCCACATGGAAAAACAGTTGCAAGAGACCTAAGCAAATCCCTCAGTCCAGAGTCTGAGGTGAAAGCAAAACAGCTAATACTTGAATATGCAAATACTGAAGGGATGGGGGAGAAGGGAATTGACATCATGGATTTTCAGTCTGACCAGTGGTCTTCCTCTCACACTTCCTCTACTCTAGACCCATCGGACTTTGATGATTCTTCAGTTTCACCGAAAAACAACAACTCGagcaaaatcaaaattttcaacaaGCTAAGGAGACTTATTCGTGGAAAAGACAATCAGCATTGTAATCATGGTTCATCAGTATGCAAAACTGGACGAACAGAAGATTCTGATTCTCCACTTGGCAGTTCAAGTATTTCAACAGCAACTGATACTGCAAGTGATCAGCAATCTAATAGAGTACAAAGTCTGTCTTCACAATTATCTTGGCACTCATCTAGACCTTCTGCAGATATCCGAAGACTGAAGAGTGCAAATATGTATGAAACAAAGGATATCGAAATTGGTAGGAGAAATAGTCACTCTGGATCCTCTTCTGGGCATAGGAAATTTTTGTCAGGTAGGATAACTGCTAGTGATTTGTCACCAGAAAATCAACTAGACCAAGATCCATATTCCATTGAGAAATCTGAATTGTTGAAGATGGCCGAAGTTCTGAAGGACTCTAGAACAAGAAATTTTCATAGAAAAGCAACATCACTTGGTTCATTTGAGGCTTTTCGACGCACAACTTCACAATAA